One Bdellovibrionales bacterium DNA segment encodes these proteins:
- a CDS encoding 3-hydroxybutyryl-CoA dehydrogenase, producing the protein MASLIGVVGAGQMGNGITQVFAAKNFKVIMMDVAEVQLEKGLKTIQSSCDRLIAKEKMTAAQKDQLLSNIKATTNMSDLQNCDVVIEAATENVNLKTEIFKKLDSTVKKEALLCTNTSSISITKIAAATARPEKVAGMHFMNPVPLMTLVEGIRGLQTSSETFNTVKSLTETLGKVFIEGRDMPGFIVNRILMPMINEACYALYEGIASVEGIDQAMKLGTNQPMGPLTLADFIGLDTCLAIMNVLHEGLGDSKYRPCPLLKKYVEAGWLGKKTGRGFYDYAAK; encoded by the coding sequence ATGGCTTCTTTAATTGGTGTGGTCGGCGCTGGACAGATGGGTAATGGCATCACGCAAGTATTTGCGGCGAAGAACTTCAAGGTCATTATGATGGATGTGGCCGAAGTGCAGCTAGAAAAAGGTCTTAAGACAATTCAGAGTAGCTGCGACCGCCTCATTGCCAAAGAGAAAATGACGGCGGCCCAGAAAGATCAGCTCTTATCCAACATCAAAGCCACCACCAATATGTCCGATTTGCAGAATTGCGATGTGGTGATCGAAGCCGCCACGGAAAACGTCAATCTCAAAACCGAAATCTTTAAAAAACTCGATAGCACCGTTAAAAAAGAGGCCCTTCTCTGCACGAACACTTCGTCCATTTCGATCACGAAAATCGCTGCGGCCACCGCGCGCCCCGAGAAAGTGGCGGGTATGCATTTTATGAATCCCGTTCCATTAATGACTTTGGTCGAAGGCATTCGTGGACTGCAAACTTCAAGTGAAACTTTCAATACGGTGAAGTCTCTCACCGAAACATTAGGAAAGGTTTTTATCGAAGGCCGCGATATGCCTGGATTTATTGTCAATCGCATCTTAATGCCCATGATCAACGAGGCCTGCTACGCGCTCTACGAGGGAATCGCCAGTGTGGAAGGCATCGATCAAGCGATGAAGTTGGGAACCAATCAACCCATGGGCCCATTGACGTTGGCGGACTTCATCGGGCTTGATACGTGTCTCGCCATTATGAATGTTCTCCACGAGGGGCTTGGCGATAGTAAATATCGCCCTTGTCCCTTGTTAAAAAAATACGTCGAGGCGGGATGGCTCGGTAAAAAAACAGGTCGTGGATTCTACGACTATGCGGCGAAGTAG
- a CDS encoding TIGR04552 family protein: MNFHGGEVLNYRFRRHNLETLLGGVSSLDLSFMSIDSTEDAHDFLSSYGFDWSDESDRKRLYGFYQKALVFLKTSILEPDEHIPSSLSDLNEMKDLRQLLVNVNQKADIPTDVRTWSCALLKVMHVIIHFSHDMYSIFPEAIQEQILSPINSVIQEDPVAGSTVLQVGAQTEMIKLYKYEQKPVKDFRSSIIKLLAKRKLFALNIYDNIGVRFVTKNIFDSFRVCRFLTQNGILNSMHSITDQSANTVYPTNLFLEVMDNLRTKGEALDPNEVTAILEKKLEENHDRAEYLQKDNSFSGEGYQFIKFISRRFINVDINGEPHRFFYPFEVQIVTQEDYLKSFTGDQAHDTYKDRQRQAARKRLLNFAN, encoded by the coding sequence GTGAATTTTCATGGAGGAGAAGTGCTCAATTATCGATTCCGTCGACATAACCTAGAGACATTATTGGGCGGAGTTTCCTCGCTGGATCTCTCATTTATGTCCATCGATTCTACAGAAGATGCCCATGACTTTCTCTCGTCCTACGGCTTCGACTGGAGTGATGAGAGTGATCGCAAGCGATTGTATGGGTTTTACCAAAAAGCTTTGGTCTTTTTAAAAACGTCGATCCTTGAACCTGACGAGCACATTCCGTCCTCACTTTCGGATTTGAATGAAATGAAGGACCTGCGCCAACTCCTCGTGAACGTCAATCAAAAGGCAGATATTCCTACTGATGTTCGAACGTGGTCCTGCGCTCTCCTTAAAGTGATGCATGTGATTATTCATTTTAGTCACGACATGTACTCGATTTTTCCTGAAGCGATCCAAGAGCAAATTCTTTCGCCGATCAATTCGGTGATTCAGGAGGATCCAGTGGCGGGGTCCACTGTCTTGCAGGTGGGTGCACAGACAGAAATGATCAAGCTCTATAAGTACGAGCAAAAGCCGGTGAAGGATTTTCGCAGTAGCATTATTAAGCTTTTGGCGAAGCGGAAACTCTTTGCTCTGAATATCTACGACAACATCGGCGTTCGCTTTGTGACAAAAAACATCTTCGATTCCTTTCGCGTCTGTCGGTTTTTGACCCAGAATGGAATTTTAAATTCCATGCACAGTATTACGGACCAATCTGCGAATACGGTCTATCCTACCAACTTGTTCTTAGAGGTAATGGATAACCTAAGAACCAAAGGGGAGGCGCTTGATCCTAATGAGGTCACGGCAATTCTCGAGAAGAAGCTCGAAGAGAATCACGATCGTGCGGAGTATTTGCAGAAAGACAATAGTTTCTCAGGTGAAGGGTATCAGTTTATTAAATTTATCAGTCGCCGATTTATCAATGTCGACATCAATGGAGAACCTCATCGGTTTTTCTATCCCTTTGAGGTTCAGATCGTCACTCAAGAGGATTATCTCAAGAGCTTTACTGGGGATCAAGCGCACGACACCTATAAGGATCGACAACGTCAGGCCGCTCGCAAACGCTTACTTAATTTTGCAAACTAA
- the lpdA gene encoding dihydrolipoyl dehydrogenase — MSDSVYDVVIVGAGPGGYTGAIRAAQLGLKTAVIEKNPTLGGTCLNIGCIPSKALLDSSEHFSMAQHDLASHGVDLPKVGLNLPVMMKRKEKIVGELTGGIEFLFKKNKIDWIKGAGKITGQGEVLVSGKTKIQAKHIILATGSVPVELPFLPFDGKTVVSSTEALSFDKVPEHLIVVGGGAIGLEMGSVWLRLGAKVTVIEFADKICGPMDKQISNDLLRILKKQGMEFILSSKVTGADTKSKTVTVNYESVADGKKGSVQGDKILVSVGRKPFMKDLGLEEVGVKLTDRGQIAVDEHFQTSVPGIYAVGDVTPGAMLAHKAEEEGVALAEILAGKPGHVNYHTVPWVIYTWPEVAGVGYSEEELKAKGTEYNSGSFPFSANGRAKALGFTDGRVKILADKKTDLVLGVHIVGPRASDMIAEAVVAMEFGASSEDIARSFHAHPTLSEVMREAALAVDKRARQS, encoded by the coding sequence ATGAGTGATAGTGTTTATGATGTCGTAATTGTTGGAGCTGGCCCCGGCGGTTATACCGGCGCCATTCGTGCGGCGCAGTTGGGCTTAAAAACCGCCGTGATCGAAAAGAATCCCACCCTCGGTGGAACATGTTTAAATATTGGCTGTATTCCTTCGAAAGCTCTGTTGGATTCGAGCGAGCATTTTTCGATGGCTCAGCACGATCTCGCGTCTCACGGGGTAGATCTTCCCAAAGTGGGATTAAATCTCCCGGTGATGATGAAGCGCAAAGAGAAAATCGTCGGCGAACTCACCGGAGGGATTGAGTTTCTCTTTAAGAAAAATAAAATCGATTGGATTAAGGGTGCCGGAAAAATCACCGGCCAAGGTGAAGTGCTTGTTTCCGGAAAAACCAAAATCCAGGCGAAGCACATCATCCTCGCGACGGGCAGTGTGCCGGTGGAACTTCCCTTCCTTCCTTTTGATGGAAAGACCGTGGTTTCTTCAACCGAAGCTTTAAGTTTTGACAAAGTTCCAGAACACCTCATTGTTGTGGGTGGAGGAGCTATCGGGCTAGAGATGGGTTCCGTTTGGCTGAGATTAGGCGCCAAAGTGACCGTGATTGAATTCGCCGATAAAATTTGTGGTCCTATGGATAAACAGATTTCTAACGATCTTTTACGCATTCTTAAGAAGCAGGGGATGGAATTTATTCTTTCCTCGAAGGTCACGGGCGCGGATACAAAAAGCAAAACAGTCACCGTCAATTACGAGTCCGTGGCTGATGGTAAAAAGGGAAGCGTTCAAGGAGATAAGATTCTCGTTTCTGTAGGACGTAAGCCTTTCATGAAAGATCTCGGCCTCGAAGAGGTCGGCGTGAAGCTCACAGATCGTGGGCAAATCGCTGTGGATGAACACTTTCAAACTTCAGTCCCCGGTATTTACGCCGTGGGCGATGTCACACCGGGTGCAATGTTGGCCCACAAGGCGGAAGAGGAAGGCGTGGCACTTGCCGAAATTCTTGCGGGCAAACCGGGGCACGTGAACTACCATACTGTGCCTTGGGTGATTTACACATGGCCCGAAGTGGCGGGAGTGGGTTACTCGGAGGAAGAATTAAAAGCTAAGGGCACGGAATACAACTCCGGTTCTTTTCCGTTCTCGGCCAATGGTCGTGCGAAAGCTTTGGGCTTTACCGACGGGCGAGTTAAAATTTTAGCAGATAAGAAAACCGATTTAGTTTTAGGAGTGCATATTGTTGGACCTCGAGCTTCCGACATGATTGCCGAAGCGGTGGTGGCGATGGAGTTTGGTGCGAGCAGTGAGGATATCGCTCGCAGCTTCCATGCGCACCCGACGTTATCGGAAGTGATGCGAGAAGCGGCCCTAGCCGTGGATAAACGAGCTCGTCAGAGTTAA
- a CDS encoding enoyl-CoA hydratase/isomerase family protein — MSIQESLKITPKGEVALLEWDHIGEKVNKLSTPIMMRLKEILADLQKSSYKAVVVISRKPKIFIAGADIEEIKNLKSRDDIKYAVEQGQAIMNLVEDLSIPVIAAINGACVGGGCEFVMACDYRIASEDKSTKIGLPEVKLGIIPGFGGCVRMPRMIGVMNALDIILAGKTVPAQKAYKMGLVDQVVHPSILEAEALKLAQKVIKEGGKKRHKKYAGKTLMEKTMNSLLLPVVFKKAKATVMEQSHGHYPAPLEALDVIKKSHNKSRDKALQIEVEGFCNVAGGSVSKNLINIFFMMENVKKRSGVANKDVKPKPVKSVAVLGAGTMGGGIAYMGAENNIHMRLKDINNDAIAKGFQAARKIWQGALKRKYITKYELIEKMSHVTGGTDYSGFKGMDVIIEAIVENMDVKKKVIAETYAQSREDVIIATNTSSLSVTEMAEAHPRPENFVGMHFFNPVNKMPLVEVIRGPKTSDETTATIFELSKKMGKTPIVVKDGVGFLVNRLLIPYLIEAAFFLQEGMDIQKVDDVFVKQFGMPMGPFHLMDEVGIDVCVKVSKIFKKALGERLQMPETLMKLEETDRLGKKNFKGFYKWDSKGKKEGVDESVYKDLGLPTPTNPISDEDLIGRAMFNMVNEAALVLIEEKIVESAEDVDMGMIMGTGFPPFRGGLLRYADSVGSEKIVDTLELYAKKYGHRFKPSNPLRSMAKTQRTFY; from the coding sequence ATGAGTATTCAAGAAAGTTTAAAAATCACCCCTAAAGGCGAAGTGGCTCTTCTCGAGTGGGATCATATTGGTGAAAAAGTAAATAAGCTGAGCACGCCGATCATGATGCGCCTTAAGGAGATTTTAGCGGATTTGCAAAAATCGTCCTACAAGGCAGTTGTTGTTATTTCTCGCAAGCCTAAGATTTTCATTGCGGGTGCAGATATCGAAGAAATTAAAAATTTGAAATCGCGCGATGATATTAAGTACGCGGTCGAGCAGGGTCAAGCCATCATGAATTTGGTGGAGGATCTCTCCATTCCCGTGATCGCAGCGATCAATGGGGCGTGCGTCGGTGGTGGTTGTGAATTTGTGATGGCTTGCGATTATCGGATCGCTTCTGAAGACAAAAGCACAAAGATTGGCCTTCCCGAAGTGAAGCTCGGAATTATACCTGGATTTGGCGGCTGCGTGCGCATGCCTCGAATGATCGGTGTAATGAATGCATTAGATATTATTCTCGCGGGGAAAACGGTTCCCGCGCAAAAAGCATACAAAATGGGACTTGTGGATCAAGTGGTTCACCCCAGCATTCTCGAAGCTGAGGCTCTCAAGCTCGCTCAAAAGGTCATTAAAGAGGGTGGTAAGAAACGCCACAAGAAGTATGCGGGGAAAACCCTCATGGAAAAAACCATGAACTCTCTTTTACTGCCGGTTGTCTTTAAGAAGGCAAAAGCCACAGTGATGGAGCAGAGCCACGGTCATTACCCGGCTCCTCTCGAAGCTCTCGATGTGATCAAGAAGTCGCACAACAAATCGCGCGACAAGGCTCTTCAAATCGAAGTCGAAGGCTTTTGCAATGTGGCTGGCGGTTCGGTCAGTAAAAACTTAATCAACATTTTCTTTATGATGGAAAATGTGAAAAAACGTTCGGGCGTTGCGAATAAGGATGTCAAACCAAAGCCAGTGAAGAGTGTTGCGGTTTTGGGCGCAGGGACTATGGGGGGCGGTATCGCTTACATGGGAGCTGAGAACAATATCCATATGCGTTTAAAAGACATCAATAACGATGCGATCGCCAAAGGCTTCCAAGCCGCACGAAAAATTTGGCAAGGCGCACTCAAGCGTAAGTACATTACAAAGTACGAGCTCATTGAAAAAATGAGTCACGTGACAGGCGGAACGGACTACTCCGGTTTTAAAGGCATGGATGTGATCATCGAAGCCATCGTTGAGAATATGGACGTTAAAAAGAAGGTGATCGCGGAAACGTACGCGCAAAGCCGCGAGGATGTGATCATTGCTACGAACACATCTTCCCTCAGTGTCACCGAGATGGCCGAAGCTCACCCTCGTCCCGAAAATTTTGTGGGCATGCACTTTTTTAATCCAGTGAACAAAATGCCATTGGTCGAAGTTATCCGCGGTCCAAAAACCAGCGACGAAACGACGGCCACGATCTTTGAGCTTTCTAAAAAAATGGGAAAAACTCCGATTGTGGTGAAAGACGGCGTGGGCTTCTTGGTGAATCGTCTTTTGATTCCGTATTTGATCGAAGCCGCCTTTTTCCTTCAAGAAGGCATGGATATTCAAAAGGTCGATGACGTTTTCGTAAAACAATTTGGAATGCCAATGGGCCCCTTCCATCTCATGGACGAAGTCGGTATCGATGTGTGCGTGAAAGTGTCTAAGATCTTTAAAAAGGCTTTAGGCGAGCGTCTACAAATGCCCGAAACTTTAATGAAGCTCGAAGAGACGGATCGTCTAGGTAAAAAGAATTTTAAAGGCTTTTACAAGTGGGATTCTAAAGGGAAAAAAGAGGGTGTCGACGAGTCTGTTTATAAAGACCTCGGTCTTCCCACTCCGACCAATCCCATTTCCGACGAAGATCTCATCGGACGTGCGATGTTCAACATGGTGAACGAAGCCGCTCTTGTTCTGATCGAAGAAAAGATTGTCGAGTCTGCAGAAGATGTCGATATGGGAATGATCATGGGAACAGGTTTCCCTCCGTTCCGTGGAGGACTTCTTCGCTATGCAGATAGCGTCGGTTCCGAGAAGATCGTTGATACGCTTGAACTGTATGCAAAGAAGTACGGGCATCGTTTTAAACCATCAAATCCATTGCGATCGATGGCGAAAACTCAACGTACGTTCTACTAG
- a CDS encoding enoyl-CoA hydratase/isomerase family protein produces MQFLKFETQNEIGVLTIHRPESLNALNRGVLEELDGFLTELEQSRSVRVLIVTGSGEKAFVAGADIKEIDTLTKATANDFAGFGQNVFLKLEKLYCPVIAAINGFTLGGGLELALACDFMIASEKSKFGLPECTLGLIPGFGGTVRLARKVSVGMAKQWTMTGEMITAATALQYGLVNKVVPPEDVMKEAQALAATMAQRSAQALRLIKESINKSYGIESRSAMTIEKELFASVFGTNDQKEGTKAFIEKRKPVFKDM; encoded by the coding sequence ATGCAATTTTTAAAGTTCGAAACTCAAAATGAAATCGGTGTGCTCACAATTCATCGCCCCGAATCCCTGAATGCCCTAAATCGCGGAGTTCTCGAGGAGCTCGATGGCTTTCTCACAGAGCTGGAGCAATCTCGTTCCGTTCGGGTGTTGATCGTCACCGGGAGCGGTGAAAAGGCTTTTGTGGCCGGTGCGGACATTAAGGAAATCGACACGCTCACCAAGGCGACCGCCAATGATTTCGCAGGCTTCGGTCAAAATGTTTTCCTAAAACTTGAAAAACTCTACTGCCCGGTGATTGCGGCGATTAATGGCTTCACTCTCGGCGGAGGTCTAGAGCTGGCTCTGGCTTGTGACTTTATGATCGCCAGTGAGAAATCCAAGTTTGGACTCCCTGAGTGCACTTTGGGATTAATCCCTGGCTTTGGAGGAACGGTTCGCCTGGCTCGCAAAGTGAGTGTGGGAATGGCGAAGCAATGGACCATGACCGGCGAAATGATTACGGCGGCGACCGCTTTGCAATACGGTTTAGTCAATAAAGTCGTTCCACCGGAAGACGTGATGAAGGAGGCGCAAGCCCTGGCAGCCACTATGGCGCAACGGTCAGCGCAGGCCTTGCGCTTGATTAAAGAATCCATAAATAAATCCTACGGAATTGAATCTCGCTCGGCGATGACGATTGAGAAAGAACTTTTTGCCAGTGTCTTTGGAACTAACGATCAAAAAGAGGGAACCAAAGCCTTTATCGAAAAACGTAAACCTGTTTTTAAGGATATGTGA
- a CDS encoding thiolase family protein yields MDKSANDVVIVDGVRTPFAKAGTVLQDVHAAELGQIALQELIARTNLDTKMVDEVIIGCVGNPADAVNIGRVVALRAGIPQNVSAHTVHRNCASALESISSGYNMIKAGSADVVVAGGTENMSQAPLMFGKKMTELFAKLQFSKTAGQKIGALLGFRPSFLAPRVSIMEALTDPFVGINMGQTAEILAKEFGISREEQDQFALRSHQRAVDATKNGKLGKEMTPIFIGPDYKKVLDKDNGPRDGQAIEALQKLKPYFDRKTGTITVGNACPLTDGAAMMLLMSRKKAQELGLKPIARIRGYAFAGLEPERMGLGPAYASPLALKKSGLELKQMDLIELNEAFAAQVIACQKALASEKWCQEKLGTSGAVGEIDPNKLNVNGGAIAIGHPVGATGSRLVLTLVKELQRRGQQFGLATLCIGGGQGGAMVVENEG; encoded by the coding sequence ATGGATAAATCAGCAAACGATGTTGTGATAGTTGATGGAGTGAGAACTCCCTTTGCCAAAGCCGGGACCGTATTACAGGACGTGCATGCGGCAGAGCTCGGGCAGATCGCCCTTCAGGAATTGATTGCCAGAACCAATCTCGATACGAAAATGGTCGACGAAGTCATCATCGGCTGCGTGGGTAATCCTGCAGATGCTGTGAACATCGGTCGAGTGGTCGCGCTTCGCGCCGGGATTCCGCAAAATGTATCGGCGCACACGGTTCATAGAAACTGCGCGTCCGCTCTCGAAAGTATCTCTTCGGGATACAACATGATCAAGGCGGGCTCTGCCGATGTGGTGGTCGCCGGTGGAACAGAAAACATGTCTCAAGCGCCGCTGATGTTTGGTAAAAAAATGACCGAGCTTTTTGCAAAACTTCAATTTTCGAAAACAGCGGGGCAAAAGATCGGAGCGCTGTTAGGTTTTAGACCGTCGTTTTTAGCGCCTCGAGTTTCCATCATGGAAGCGCTCACAGATCCTTTTGTCGGCATCAACATGGGACAAACGGCAGAGATTCTTGCGAAAGAGTTTGGCATTAGCCGCGAAGAGCAAGATCAGTTTGCTTTGCGCTCCCATCAACGTGCTGTCGATGCCACGAAGAATGGGAAACTGGGCAAAGAGATGACTCCCATTTTTATCGGGCCCGATTACAAAAAAGTTTTAGATAAAGATAACGGTCCTCGCGATGGTCAAGCCATCGAAGCTTTGCAAAAGTTAAAGCCTTACTTTGATCGCAAGACGGGAACCATTACGGTAGGAAATGCGTGTCCTCTGACAGACGGCGCGGCGATGATGCTACTCATGAGTCGCAAGAAAGCTCAAGAGTTAGGCTTGAAGCCTATCGCTCGTATTCGCGGATACGCTTTTGCAGGCTTAGAGCCTGAGCGTATGGGACTCGGTCCTGCGTATGCATCTCCGCTCGCACTTAAAAAATCGGGTCTCGAGTTAAAGCAGATGGATTTGATTGAACTGAACGAAGCTTTTGCGGCGCAAGTGATTGCTTGCCAAAAGGCTCTCGCCAGCGAAAAATGGTGCCAAGAAAAACTGGGAACTTCCGGTGCAGTGGGTGAAATTGATCCGAATAAATTAAACGTGAACGGCGGGGCGATTGCAATTGGTCACCCTGTAGGTGCGACTGGTTCGCGTCTGGTGCTCACACTGGTTAAAGAATTACAACGTCGCGGACAACAGTTTGGTCTGGCAACATTGTGTATCGGTGGAGGACAAGGTGGAGCTATGGTCGTCGAAAACGAAGGATAA
- a CDS encoding DMT family transporter, protein MPYLFAVGSSLVFAISSVYYTEYARRFSPVWMNTIKATVLFVALVLTTFLFETWVQLPVPVIVALVVSGLLGLAIGDIFLLSAYARIGAARTLILFGFQPLFIGIAARFLFQQDLNPERLLAIFFFIGCLYTFSLERYRTEGHWEIWGLVAALIGVIFDNAGVILTRWSFEAQPELGVLQANLYRAGGAVVFFVLFGFIKNMRTTEKFLSLPPYEMGRVILVSFCGTFVSLFLYLTAIREGHLASIAAVGVSGPLFASFFECIKERKKPSLYLIIALVFFLAGAGVLILLID, encoded by the coding sequence ATGCCTTACTTGTTTGCTGTGGGATCTTCGTTGGTTTTTGCGATCAGCTCTGTGTATTACACCGAGTATGCTCGGCGTTTCTCTCCTGTTTGGATGAACACCATTAAAGCGACCGTTTTGTTTGTCGCTCTCGTGTTAACAACATTTTTGTTTGAGACTTGGGTTCAACTCCCAGTTCCGGTGATTGTCGCATTGGTCGTCAGTGGACTGCTGGGCTTGGCCATTGGTGATATCTTTCTATTGAGTGCCTACGCACGGATTGGTGCTGCTCGAACTCTCATCCTCTTTGGATTCCAACCTCTGTTTATCGGAATCGCCGCTCGATTTTTATTCCAGCAAGACCTCAATCCCGAACGGCTGCTTGCGATCTTCTTTTTTATCGGTTGCCTCTACACGTTTAGTCTTGAGAGATATCGCACCGAGGGACATTGGGAGATCTGGGGATTGGTCGCCGCTCTCATCGGTGTGATTTTTGACAACGCCGGCGTGATACTGACCCGTTGGTCCTTTGAAGCTCAACCCGAATTGGGCGTCCTTCAAGCCAACCTCTACCGGGCCGGTGGCGCCGTGGTCTTTTTTGTGCTTTTTGGATTTATAAAAAACATGAGAACTACGGAAAAGTTTCTCTCCCTGCCCCCTTATGAAATGGGACGTGTGATATTGGTTTCTTTTTGCGGGACTTTTGTTTCGCTCTTTTTGTATTTAACGGCTATTCGCGAGGGACATCTCGCTTCAATCGCCGCGGTAGGAGTCTCTGGCCCCCTGTTCGCTTCTTTTTTTGAGTGCATTAAAGAAAGAAAAAAACCAAGCCTTTATCTCATAATTGCCTTGGTTTTCTTTTTAGCAGGAGCCGGAGTTCTTATTCTTCTAATAGATTAA
- a CDS encoding NINE protein: MSKNTHSIPLGYILWLFGFTGAHRFYYGKPITGVIWFCTLGLLGVGWLIDIFLIPGMDREAERRYGDGLGTIDYNIAWLLLTFLGLLGVHRLYMRKYLTAVIWFFTGGLFLVGYLYDFLTLNDQIHEIDR; the protein is encoded by the coding sequence ATGTCTAAAAACACTCATTCAATACCCTTGGGATATATTTTGTGGCTCTTTGGATTTACAGGAGCTCATCGATTTTACTACGGTAAGCCCATCACCGGAGTTATTTGGTTTTGTACATTGGGACTTCTCGGGGTCGGCTGGTTGATTGATATATTTTTGATTCCAGGAATGGACCGGGAGGCCGAGCGGCGCTACGGAGATGGTCTTGGCACTATCGATTATAATATTGCCTGGTTGCTGCTGACCTTTCTCGGACTGCTCGGGGTTCATCGCTTGTACATGCGCAAATACTTAACCGCGGTCATTTGGTTTTTTACCGGGGGATTGTTTCTAGTGGGCTACCTTTACGACTTCCTAACCCTTAATGATCAAATTCACGAGATCGATCGTTAG